From a single Rhodococcus qingshengii JCM 15477 genomic region:
- the fes gene encoding enterochelin esterase, which translates to MLTQAVTELSATLAASPDIETSWNRIVQQGTPIIESVDTQTVRVTFLWRQPEETEVERVYLDANSLTDHHAEQLSVMQRLGDSPVWFYTAEVSNTWRSSYSIIPVPKSVVDEFDYPGAGKEDSTRRTRWLGLLEHRIADPLNPLSAGVDTRRSVAEMPLAPVQFGWDAPVFRKSVQLTWASSTLDVERPVWIYETVDDGLTPLEERPLVILLDGRHWAEVMPAGAAFDRAVQTGKLKSCVLLAIDSVDNQRRSQELPCNRDYWSAVVDELLPQVRAVTPFSSDRTRTVVSGQSFGGLASMFAALEFPEHFALVASGSGSFWWPTGLKRGEDGPPGGDIAARIERDGVPDGLRVVLEVGKHESDMVGHSAAVAQALEAAGAQVSCRIFDGGHDWLCWRSVLLDSVVELIGSP; encoded by the coding sequence ATGCTAACTCAGGCGGTGACCGAATTGTCCGCTACCCTCGCGGCCTCGCCCGACATCGAGACGTCCTGGAATCGGATAGTGCAACAAGGAACGCCGATCATCGAAAGCGTTGATACACAGACTGTTCGAGTTACGTTCCTCTGGCGTCAGCCCGAGGAGACCGAGGTCGAGCGCGTTTACCTGGATGCAAATTCGCTGACCGACCATCACGCAGAACAACTCAGCGTGATGCAGCGACTCGGCGACAGTCCGGTGTGGTTCTACACCGCCGAAGTCTCGAACACCTGGCGTAGCAGTTACAGCATCATCCCGGTACCGAAGTCCGTAGTCGACGAGTTCGACTATCCGGGAGCAGGCAAGGAAGACTCGACCCGCCGCACACGCTGGTTGGGGTTGCTCGAGCACCGAATTGCCGACCCACTCAATCCGCTTTCCGCAGGTGTGGACACAAGGCGTTCCGTCGCCGAGATGCCCTTGGCGCCGGTCCAGTTCGGTTGGGATGCTCCAGTTTTCAGGAAGTCGGTACAGCTCACCTGGGCTAGTTCGACTTTGGACGTCGAGCGGCCGGTGTGGATCTACGAGACCGTGGACGACGGATTGACACCGCTCGAAGAACGGCCGCTCGTGATACTTCTCGACGGGCGTCACTGGGCCGAGGTCATGCCGGCAGGCGCCGCCTTCGATCGTGCGGTCCAGACCGGCAAACTGAAATCCTGCGTTCTGCTGGCCATCGATTCCGTTGACAATCAACGCCGTTCGCAGGAATTGCCGTGCAACCGCGACTACTGGAGTGCAGTCGTCGACGAACTGCTTCCGCAGGTGCGCGCCGTCACACCTTTCTCGTCTGATCGAACGCGAACGGTGGTCTCGGGGCAGAGCTTCGGCGGCCTGGCTTCGATGTTCGCAGCACTCGAATTCCCCGAACACTTCGCGCTGGTCGCCAGCGGGTCCGGTTCGTTCTGGTGGCCAACCGGCTTGAAGCGCGGGGAAGACGGCCCGCCGGGTGGAGACATAGCCGCACGCATCGAGCGCGACGGCGTACCGGACGGATTACGCGTTGTCCTCGAAGTAGGTAAGCACGAGTCCGACATGGTCGGGCACAGCGCAGCGGTCGCACAGGCGCTGGAGGCCGCAGGAGCGCAAGTGTCGTGTCGGATCTTCGACGGCGGCCACGACTGGTTGTGCTGGCGCAGTGTCCTTCTGGACTCCGTTGTCGAACTGATCGGCAGTCCGTGA
- a CDS encoding response regulator transcription factor, protein MIDVLIADDQQVVRQGFELFLSGHPEIRVVGHAKTGVEAYEQVRALRPDVVLMDIRMPHGDGLTATREVLAEFPGTRVIVITTFDLDEYVFEALDSGAAGFLLKDADPEELSSAVLTVAEGGSVLSPRLTSRLIVEFARRKPAPMSTARSGSDHGLSAREMDVVQLLSQGLGNNDIADSLSLEQSTVKSHISNICKKLQVRTRVQIVIWAYRNNVIAVSR, encoded by the coding sequence ATGATCGATGTCCTTATTGCAGACGACCAGCAGGTGGTACGGCAGGGGTTCGAGCTGTTTCTCTCCGGTCACCCCGAGATTCGCGTCGTCGGGCATGCCAAGACGGGAGTCGAGGCGTACGAGCAGGTGCGTGCACTGCGTCCGGACGTCGTGCTGATGGACATCCGAATGCCGCACGGCGACGGGTTGACTGCGACTCGGGAGGTCCTTGCCGAGTTTCCCGGGACCCGCGTCATCGTGATCACCACGTTCGATCTCGACGAGTACGTTTTCGAGGCGCTCGACAGCGGTGCCGCAGGGTTCTTGCTCAAAGACGCCGATCCCGAAGAGCTCTCGTCGGCAGTGTTGACCGTGGCCGAAGGTGGTTCGGTGCTCTCGCCGAGATTGACGTCGAGACTGATCGTGGAGTTCGCGAGGCGCAAGCCGGCACCGATGTCCACGGCGCGCTCCGGATCGGATCACGGTCTCAGTGCGCGTGAGATGGATGTGGTGCAGTTGCTGTCACAAGGCTTGGGAAACAACGACATCGCAGATTCCCTCAGCCTCGAACAGAGCACGGTGAAGTCGCACATCAGCAACATCTGCAAGAAGCTGCAGGTGCGTACCCGTGTGCAGATCGTCATCTGGGCGTACCGAAACAACGTGATCGCCGTATCGCGCTGA
- a CDS encoding sensor histidine kinase: protein MFDSAGQNAPGQALASRGWGRFNLNNPATAAVIVGLLSVPWVFGLASLKTEPETSNRVLSDPGTVVGIMGFLTVLTVVACARRRYPIAYYLLTLAGSGGLMLFLGSRSLGATPLFWFAIMAVSIRVTGMRLVGLLVLGMAMDVILAMYLTERDGLTVAEVQVGELPHLFLEPAANTVTSFLVVAAMGKIVARLRKQAVENSQAVADLHRDRERKIANAVVAERQDMARELHDVAAHHMTGMIIQARAADKFFSSNPEQAQALLGGVIEQGQRALNSLRQIVGILRLGEEDPDFPTPMVSDIDELVDDCKRTISSISLEKVGRFDDLDSGVQLTCYRIVQEALSNVLRHAPGSESKVCLSREAGAVRVRVVNTLGNARPASDGQNLGIVGMRERATLMGGQLDAGPNSEGEWAVQALVPVNGRINA from the coding sequence ATGTTCGACTCGGCTGGTCAGAATGCCCCGGGGCAAGCCCTGGCATCGCGAGGGTGGGGACGTTTCAACCTGAACAACCCGGCCACGGCGGCCGTGATCGTCGGCCTGCTGAGTGTGCCGTGGGTGTTCGGTCTCGCCAGTCTCAAGACTGAACCCGAGACGAGCAATCGAGTGCTGAGCGATCCGGGAACCGTCGTCGGCATCATGGGTTTCCTGACGGTGTTGACCGTTGTGGCGTGTGCGCGCCGGCGGTACCCGATCGCGTACTACCTCCTGACGTTGGCAGGATCCGGCGGATTGATGCTCTTCCTCGGCAGTCGATCGCTCGGGGCCACGCCGCTTTTCTGGTTCGCGATCATGGCAGTGTCCATCCGAGTGACAGGCATGCGCCTGGTCGGACTGCTGGTCCTCGGAATGGCGATGGACGTGATCTTGGCGATGTATCTCACCGAACGGGACGGGCTGACGGTCGCCGAGGTTCAGGTGGGGGAGTTGCCTCACTTGTTCCTCGAACCGGCGGCAAACACCGTCACGAGTTTTCTGGTCGTCGCAGCCATGGGAAAGATCGTCGCGCGCCTGCGAAAACAAGCAGTGGAGAACAGTCAGGCAGTAGCGGATCTGCACCGGGACCGCGAACGCAAGATCGCGAATGCCGTTGTCGCCGAACGGCAGGACATGGCACGTGAACTGCACGATGTCGCTGCCCACCACATGACCGGCATGATCATCCAGGCTCGTGCCGCCGACAAGTTCTTCTCGAGCAATCCCGAACAAGCACAAGCCCTTCTGGGGGGCGTCATCGAGCAGGGTCAGCGGGCCCTCAACAGCTTGCGGCAGATCGTGGGGATACTTCGCCTGGGTGAGGAAGACCCCGATTTCCCGACGCCCATGGTCTCCGACATCGACGAGTTGGTGGACGACTGCAAGCGCACCATCTCGTCGATCTCGTTGGAGAAGGTCGGCCGCTTCGACGACCTGGACAGCGGAGTCCAGTTGACGTGTTACCGCATCGTGCAGGAGGCGTTGTCGAACGTCCTTCGCCATGCGCCGGGTAGCGAGTCCAAGGTGTGTCTGAGTCGAGAAGCCGGTGCGGTGAGGGTACGGGTGGTCAATACTCTCGGGAATGCTCGCCCGGCCTCCGACGGGCAAAACCTCGGAATTGTGGGAATGCGCGAACGCGCGACGCTCATGGGTGGTCAACTGGACGCCGGACCGAATTCGGAAGGTGAGTGGGCTGTGCAGGCACTGGTGCCGGTGAACGGGAGGATCAACGCATGA
- a CDS encoding DUF1254 domain-containing protein has product MADIELTYSCGLVPRDGELPARETIATVFDELDFQTAVQAYLWAIPIVSWAQWMDVHTNIFGATASDIVVYRSYRDRLGLITANATTPYILNFFDLGATGPLVIELPPGPTAGGIADFWQREFAVLGEMGPDAGKGGKTLVVGPGQSAEDTGDYTVVHSPMMHIMFGFRTLDPDPARSDALVDAVRVYPYSDRENPTPTRLVSPDGKPWSGIQPRDLRYWELLHDIVQDEPVEERDRFPMAWLRQLGIEKGKPFAPDDRARKILQRAVEVGEVFAQANAFVKRFPGSRYWPDRQWDLAIVLDNSAQRGDNYDEFYERASWFYEAVTFSEAMKSTTPGLGQAYLGSYADAEGHWLDGAKSYTLHVPADVPAKLFWSATVYSVDTRCLVDNEQGRGDRGSRDPDLVVNEDGSVDLYYGPTAPVGKEPNWVQTIAGQHWFSYFRFYGPLEPYFDRTWKLGDIEPA; this is encoded by the coding sequence CTCGCGAAACCATCGCAACGGTCTTCGACGAGCTCGACTTCCAAACAGCAGTGCAGGCGTACTTGTGGGCCATACCCATCGTGTCCTGGGCTCAGTGGATGGACGTGCATACCAACATCTTCGGAGCAACTGCCTCCGATATCGTCGTCTACCGCTCATATCGTGACCGACTAGGCCTGATCACCGCCAACGCGACGACTCCGTACATCTTGAACTTTTTCGATCTCGGTGCAACGGGGCCGTTGGTGATCGAATTGCCGCCAGGGCCGACCGCCGGGGGCATCGCAGATTTCTGGCAACGAGAATTCGCGGTGCTCGGTGAGATGGGCCCCGATGCAGGCAAGGGTGGCAAGACCCTGGTAGTCGGCCCAGGCCAGAGTGCCGAGGACACAGGTGATTACACCGTTGTCCACTCCCCGATGATGCACATCATGTTCGGCTTCCGCACGCTCGATCCCGACCCGGCGCGCTCGGACGCGTTGGTCGACGCCGTCCGGGTGTACCCGTACTCCGATCGTGAGAATCCGACTCCGACGCGTCTGGTCTCACCGGACGGCAAGCCCTGGAGCGGAATTCAGCCGCGAGACCTTCGATACTGGGAACTCCTGCACGACATCGTGCAGGACGAACCTGTCGAAGAGCGCGACCGCTTCCCGATGGCGTGGCTTCGGCAGCTGGGGATTGAGAAGGGCAAGCCATTCGCCCCGGATGATCGAGCGAGAAAGATCTTGCAACGGGCCGTCGAAGTGGGGGAGGTGTTCGCCCAGGCGAATGCGTTCGTCAAACGCTTCCCCGGTTCGCGCTACTGGCCGGATCGCCAGTGGGACTTGGCGATTGTCCTGGACAACTCAGCTCAGCGAGGGGACAACTACGACGAGTTCTACGAACGCGCGTCGTGGTTCTACGAGGCGGTCACCTTCTCCGAGGCGATGAAGAGTACGACGCCCGGACTTGGGCAGGCATATCTGGGTAGCTACGCCGACGCCGAGGGCCACTGGTTGGACGGAGCAAAGAGTTACACACTCCACGTACCCGCCGATGTCCCGGCAAAGTTGTTCTGGTCCGCGACGGTCTACTCGGTCGACACACGCTGCCTTGTCGACAACGAGCAGGGCCGAGGTGACCGTGGCTCGCGAGATCCCGATCTTGTTGTCAACGAGGACGGTTCGGTGGATCTTTACTACGGACCTACAGCTCCGGTAGGGAAGGAACCCAATTGGGTTCAGACCATTGCGGGTCAGCACTGGTTCTCGTACTTCCGCTTCTACGGACCGCTCGAACCGTATTTCGATCGGACTTGGAAGCTTGGTGACATCGAGCCGGCCTAG
- the fepB gene encoding Fe2+-enterobactin ABC transporter substrate-binding protein: MKKSRTLKVLSAVLVAGFALAGCSSADADSDADSAASQGNWPRTVETPKGPVEITSKPERIVSTSVTLTGTLLSIDAPVVATASTGPNTDVSDAQGLFTQWGHIAEERGLAVLPMGGANAESVLAQNPDLIVVSATGGDSVVDLYEQFTAIAPTIVVDYGGSSWQEVAAVLGKATGLEDNAAATVAKFDSAVEAAKAKITLPPQPTTALVYYEDGSGANIWTHESGQAKLLTAMGFTVADIPESAKSSESMGKRKDIIQVSAENLYDGIAGNTLILVSADDGAVKAVEALPLLAQHPAIRDHHVYAVGLDTFRLDYYSATNMVNRLVEQFS, from the coding sequence ATGAAAAAATCACGCACCCTGAAGGTGCTCTCCGCAGTCTTGGTAGCAGGGTTCGCCCTCGCCGGTTGTAGTTCTGCGGATGCCGATTCCGATGCTGACTCAGCTGCATCGCAGGGTAATTGGCCGCGTACCGTGGAAACGCCGAAGGGGCCGGTGGAGATCACGTCGAAGCCGGAGAGGATCGTCTCGACCAGTGTGACGCTGACGGGCACGCTGTTGTCGATCGACGCTCCGGTGGTGGCTACCGCATCGACGGGACCGAACACCGACGTCTCGGATGCGCAGGGGTTGTTCACACAGTGGGGCCACATAGCAGAAGAACGCGGACTTGCAGTGTTGCCGATGGGCGGTGCGAACGCGGAATCCGTTCTGGCGCAGAACCCGGACCTGATCGTCGTCTCGGCAACTGGAGGTGACTCCGTCGTCGATCTGTACGAACAGTTCACGGCCATCGCGCCGACAATCGTGGTGGACTACGGCGGAAGTAGTTGGCAGGAAGTCGCCGCTGTGCTGGGTAAGGCGACAGGTCTCGAAGACAACGCGGCGGCCACGGTCGCGAAGTTCGACAGCGCAGTAGAGGCCGCGAAGGCCAAGATCACACTTCCCCCGCAGCCGACCACTGCGCTGGTCTACTACGAGGACGGCAGCGGCGCCAATATCTGGACGCACGAGTCGGGGCAGGCGAAGTTGCTCACGGCGATGGGTTTCACGGTCGCCGACATTCCCGAGTCCGCGAAGAGCAGTGAATCCATGGGTAAGCGCAAGGACATCATTCAGGTCTCGGCGGAGAACCTCTACGACGGTATCGCGGGCAACACCCTGATCTTGGTCAGTGCCGACGACGGTGCGGTGAAGGCGGTCGAGGCACTTCCACTGTTGGCCCAGCATCCGGCAATTCGTGATCACCACGTCTATGCCGTGGGTCTGGACACCTTCCGTCTCGACTACTACAGCGCAACCAACATGGTGAACCGGTTGGTCGAGCAGTTCAGCTGA
- a CDS encoding ABC transporter substrate-binding protein, with the protein MEFNMRVQGLSRFRRAVVIGAAAALAVGVAGCSNSEEASSESSTTAASSQTRVFEAQNGSIEIPSDPQRIVACGYAVLPLIQAGANLAAVCEWTRELGDMDDKTKAAYEALPKVAPDGNVSQLNYEGIVAAEPDLIIMGVPARVESQLDMAQLEAAAPVVFLGPTVPADWRVLGEQFADAANVSDNYGEFKDDYDAKTAELAAKYKDKLGSLTFGGVCNVCKPEAGTFSREYASSYTTNLFDGLGLQFPGTPADPADIHVEQVSIEKIGENLGNVDVIVYGLNADGSMSPQLQELVNSELWKELPAVKAGNVVQVQHSLAATYQTALLTLDSIDEGLSKLPANQ; encoded by the coding sequence ATGGAGTTCAACATGCGGGTTCAAGGTCTGTCGCGGTTTCGCCGCGCAGTGGTGATCGGCGCAGCAGCTGCGCTGGCGGTCGGCGTCGCCGGCTGTAGCAACTCCGAGGAGGCGTCGTCCGAATCGTCGACGACAGCCGCGAGCTCGCAGACCCGTGTCTTCGAGGCACAGAACGGATCCATCGAGATCCCGAGCGACCCGCAACGGATCGTGGCCTGCGGATACGCAGTTCTGCCGCTGATTCAGGCGGGAGCGAACCTGGCAGCAGTATGTGAGTGGACCCGTGAACTCGGCGACATGGACGACAAGACCAAGGCCGCTTACGAAGCTCTGCCGAAGGTCGCGCCCGACGGCAACGTCTCCCAGCTCAACTACGAGGGAATCGTCGCTGCCGAGCCCGATCTGATCATCATGGGTGTTCCCGCTCGAGTCGAAAGCCAGCTGGACATGGCGCAGCTCGAGGCGGCCGCTCCCGTCGTCTTCCTGGGACCGACGGTTCCTGCTGATTGGCGAGTGCTGGGCGAGCAGTTCGCCGATGCCGCGAATGTCTCCGACAACTACGGCGAGTTCAAGGACGACTACGACGCCAAAACCGCCGAACTGGCCGCGAAGTACAAGGACAAGCTCGGCTCGCTGACCTTCGGCGGCGTGTGCAACGTCTGCAAGCCGGAAGCCGGCACCTTCTCACGCGAGTACGCGTCCTCGTACACGACCAATCTCTTCGACGGCCTCGGACTGCAGTTCCCCGGCACCCCCGCAGACCCTGCCGACATCCACGTCGAACAGGTATCCATCGAGAAGATCGGTGAAAATCTCGGAAATGTCGACGTGATCGTCTACGGCCTCAATGCCGACGGCTCGATGTCGCCCCAGTTGCAGGAGCTGGTCAATTCCGAGCTGTGGAAGGAATTGCCCGCAGTGAAGGCCGGCAACGTCGTCCAGGTCCAGCATTCGCTGGCCGCGACCTATCAGACGGCCCTTCTGACGCTGGATTCGATCGACGAGGGCCTGTCGAAGCTGCCCGCAAACCAGTAG
- a CDS encoding tyrosine-protein phosphatase: MSRSTRTCSLRSAAAIALTSSFLITGFGASIAQAEPGPSAPLFGSLDFGSSNLGSSEQTPDAPRLTGIDNFRDVAGTGAGYSGTFGLPVNKGVFYRANAITPKGDDMSNLEKLGLTKVYDLRTEPEIASKPDVLPDGVAYENIPILSGNIAEMIAKIKSPEDSRSMMQDMNRAFVTGATERAGFAQLLTGLAETEGAQVFHCTAGKDRTGWTSFLLLSIAGVDRSVIMNDYLLTNEYTAEGMKATRAGIAASLGEQMAVNMEPLLGVEASYLDAGLAQLDQTYGSVDRYLTEGLGLSPATVMTLKAKLLG, from the coding sequence ATGTCCCGATCCACCCGTACCTGCTCACTACGGTCTGCCGCGGCCATTGCGTTGACCAGTAGCTTTCTCATCACCGGTTTCGGCGCCTCGATCGCGCAGGCCGAACCTGGCCCCTCGGCTCCGCTGTTCGGCTCGCTGGATTTCGGATCCAGCAACCTCGGCAGTTCCGAGCAGACCCCAGATGCGCCGCGGCTGACCGGAATCGACAATTTCCGCGACGTCGCAGGCACCGGCGCCGGATACTCGGGGACTTTCGGCCTGCCCGTGAACAAGGGAGTCTTCTACCGCGCGAACGCGATCACGCCCAAGGGCGATGACATGAGCAATCTCGAAAAGCTGGGACTGACAAAGGTTTACGATCTGCGCACTGAACCCGAGATCGCCAGTAAGCCCGATGTCTTGCCCGACGGGGTTGCGTACGAGAACATTCCGATCCTGTCCGGGAACATCGCCGAGATGATCGCGAAGATCAAGTCCCCCGAGGACTCACGATCGATGATGCAGGACATGAACCGCGCCTTCGTCACCGGAGCGACGGAGCGAGCCGGGTTCGCGCAGTTGCTCACGGGTCTCGCGGAAACCGAAGGTGCACAGGTCTTCCACTGCACCGCAGGCAAAGACCGCACCGGCTGGACGTCGTTTCTGCTGCTGAGTATCGCCGGTGTCGACCGCTCGGTGATCATGAACGACTACTTGCTGACCAACGAGTACACAGCCGAAGGCATGAAGGCCACGCGCGCGGGCATCGCGGCGAGCCTGGGCGAACAGATGGCCGTCAACATGGAGCCTCTGTTGGGTGTCGAGGCAAGCTATCTCGATGCCGGTCTCGCCCAGTTGGACCAGACCTACGGGTCGGTCGATCGGTACCTGACCGAGGGCCTGGGTCTGAGCCCGGCGACTGTCATGACGCTCAAAGCCAAACTGCTGGGCTGA